From Solanum lycopersicum chromosome 8, SLM_r2.1, the proteins below share one genomic window:
- the LOC543825 gene encoding alternative oxidase 1b: MNRNAAMKISGLLMRQLRGEFLPRGGMVQIRHWSNMNTSSKTKEEQKTHNQPSHTDATNAAGDKAKKIVSYWGVDPPKISKEDGTPWKWNSFRPWETYSADISIDVEKHHMPTNFMDKFAYWTVQSLKYPTYLFFQRRHMCHAMLLETVAAVPGMVGGMLLHCKSLRRFEHSGGWIKALLEEAENERMHLMTFIELSNPKWYERALVFAVQGVFVNAYFIAYLASPKLAHRIVGYLEEEAVNSYTEFLIDIEKGLFENSPAPAIAIDYWRLPADATLKDVVTVIRADEAHHRDLNHFASDIQCQGHELKGYPAPIGYH, translated from the exons ATGAATCGTAATGCAGCAATGAAAATATCTGGATTACTTATGAGACAATTACGGGGCGAATTTTTGCCCCGTGGAGGCATGGTACAAATTCGTCATTGGAGTAATATGAATACTTCTagtaaaacaaaagaagaacaaaaaacacataatcaaccatcACACACTGATGCAACCAACGCCGCCGGCGACAAGGCTAAGAAAATTGTTAGCTATTGGGGGGTGGATCCTCCCAAAATCTCCAAGGAAGATGGTACACCATGGAAGTGGAACAGCTTCAGG CCATGGGAGACGTACTCAGCTGATATTTCAATTGATGTGGAGAAGCACCATATGCCTACCAATTTTATGGACAAGTTTGCTTATTGGACAGTCCAATCTTTAAAGTACCCCACCTACTTGTTTTTCCAG AGACGTCACATGTGTCATGCTATGTTACTAGAAACGGTTGCAGCCGTGCCAGGCATGGTAGGTGGTATGCTCCTCCACTGTAAATCCCTCCGTCGATTCGAGCACAGTGGTGGTTGGATCAAAGCCCTCCTCGAAGAAGCAGAGAACGAACGGATGCATCTCATGACCTTTATCGAATTATCAAATCCGAAATGGTACGAACGTGCATTAGTCTTTGCAGTTCAAGGCGTATTTGTCAATGCCTATTTCATTGCCTATTTAGCGTCCCCAAAATTGGCTCATCGAATTGTTGGTTACTTAGAAGAAGAAGCAGTAAATTCGTATACAGAGTTTTTGATCGATATAGAAAAGGGACTTTTCGAGAACTCGCCTGCACCGGCTATTGCTATTGATTATTGGCGTTTGCCGGCCGATGCAACGCTAAAAGATGTTGTTACTGTTATTAGGGCCGATGAGGCACATCATCGGGACCTAAATCACTTTGCTTCG GATATACAGTGTCAAGGGCATGAGTTGAAGGGCTACCCTGCCCCAATTGGATATCATTGA
- the AOX1a gene encoding alternative oxidase 1a has translation MMTRGATRMTRVVMGHMGPRYFSTTVLRNNPGTGVVGGVAAGLLHGFPANPSEKVAVTWVRHFSAMGSRSASTAALNDKQQEKESSDKKVENTATATAAVNGGVGKSVVSYWGVPPSKATKPDGTEWKWNCFRPWETYEADMSIDLTKHHAPVTFLDKFAYWTVKILRFPTDVFFQRRYGCRAMMLETVAAVPGMVGGMLLHCKSLRRFEQSGGWIKALLEEAENERMHLMTFMEVAKPNVYERALVFAVQGVFFNAYFAAYLISPKLAHRIVGYLEEEAVHSYTEFLKELDNGNIENVPAPAIAIDYWRLPKDATLRDVVLVVRADEAHHRDVNHYASDIHYQGQQLKDSPAPLGYH, from the exons ATGATGACCCGTGGAGCAACAAGGATGACACGAGTTGTCATGGGTCATATGGGTCCACGTTACTTTTCAACTACAGTTCTGCGAAATAATCCCGGGACCGGAGTTGTTGGTGGAGTCGCTGCCGGACTTTTGCATGGTTTTCCGGCGAATCCATCGGAGAAAGTGGCAGTAACGTGGGTTAGGCATTTTTCGGCTATGGGTTCACGGAGCGCTAGTACTGCGGCTTTGAATGATAAGCAACAAGAGAAGGAAAGTAGTGACAAAAAAGTGGAGAACACCGCCACCGCCACCGCCGCTGTAAACGGTGGTGTTGGTAAATCTGTGGTGAGTTATTGGGGGGTTCCTCCTTCAAAGGCTACTAAACCAGATGGTACTGAATGGAAATGGAATTGTTTTAGG cCATGGGAGACTTATGAAGCTGATATGTCGATAGATTTGACGAAACACCATGCGCCTGTAACGTTTTTGGATAAATTTGCTTATTGGACTGTTAAGATCCTTCGTTTCCCCACTGATGTATTTTTTCAG AGGAGATATGGTTGCAGAGCAATGATGTTAGAGACAGTGGCGGCGGTGCCTGGAATGGTGGGAGGTATGTTGTTGCATTGTAAGTCATTGAGGCGATTCGAACAGAGTGGTGGATGGATCAAAGCTCTGTTAGAAGAAGCTGAAAACGAGAGGATGCATTTGATGACTTTCATGGAAGTTGCAAAGCCAAATGTATACGAACGTGCTCTGGTTTTCGCAGTGCAAGGCGTCTTCTTCAACGCTTACTTTGCTGCATACCTTATTTCCCCAAAATTGGCTCATCGTATCGTCGGATATTTGGAAGAAGAGGCTGTACATTCGTACACCGAGTTCCTCAAGGAATTGGACAATGGTAACATTGAGAACGTTCCTGCTCCCGCTATTGCTATTGATTACTGGCGACTGCCTAAGGATGCCACTCTCCGCGATGTTGTCTTGGTTGTTCGGGCTGATGAGGCTCATCATCGCGATGTCAACCACTATGCATCT GACATTCATTACCAAGGACAACAGCTGAAGGACTCACCAGCACCACTTGGGTATCACTAA